In Syngnathoides biaculeatus isolate LvHL_M chromosome 8, ASM1980259v1, whole genome shotgun sequence, the genomic stretch CAGGACCTGGACTGGGAGCCCAACATTaattccatcctcaaaaagcagATGATATACTTCTTGCAGCTGGTGAGGAAGTACGGCCTGCCACGGGAACTCTTGAGGCGGTTCTACTTTTGTATAGCAGTCGTTAAATCAATTCTGTATTCATCCATCAGTCTGGTTTGGCTCTCCTATAAAGTAGGACAAAATCTACCTGTAACAGTCCGAAGTCCCAAGAGAATTATTGGTACTGCTAGCAactcttgaggacttgcacagcATAAGAACTGCCAGTCTGAGTGTTCGTCTCAGGCCTTCTCCAtataaagccccagacaacttcgcTCCTTGGGTCACAGGAAAACAAACCACTCCACCAAGACAAGGTAATGAGTTCAGCATCGAACAATTTCATGTCTGAACGATATATTGCATAAACTGAGAACTATACTTTGAATCCGTTTTTGGAAGTTGGCTATTTAAGGTAAACGTTTGTCTTCAGTGGATGACATACATTGTTGCTACTTAGGGGATTCTCATAATGTCAGACTTCAGAGTTTACCTGACTCAGCCACTTGTGAGATGGGAACACCTTGCTCGTGAGCCATGAATCCCAGCACTGAGAAGACAGCAAAACCAGCGACCACACTGGTACAACTGTTCAGCAAACACAGCAACAAGCAGTCCCTggaacacacaaatacacttttttttttccaaaccatttATACGAATAGTGATTTGCAGATGTGATGAGTCTAATCaacagcaaaaatatatattttagattttttttttttttttaattctgttttcTTGTAAACCACTGCATGATTACTGAGAGGTGTTTTCGGTTTCTAAATGAGGTTACCAAAACATTAGGAACAACACGATGGATGATGCAGTGCTTTCCATAGAGCACATTGCAAGTATAATCCCTGTAATCTAcattttgttaaattaatatCGAAAACATATACAAAATATCGATTGAAAAAAACCCAGAATATTTATTGGATCTCACTGGCTAGTCAAAGTTCACCTAGTATTGTGGCAGTTGAGTATGGAACAAACTTGTCATCTGTGTACATTTAATGCAAAGTGGgtattcaaacttgtaacagtTGTTGCGCTGGTTGTTGTAACTTCCCAGTACAGTCAAGGTACCCACACCGAGGCTGTACGAGAAGAAGATTTGTGAGCAGGCCTCCATCCAAACCTGCTTAAAAAGACACTGCCTTTGAGTGTGTTTCCCGCCAGTACAGTGCATGTACAGGTACTGTATAAGGTAACGCAGTCCTACTTGAGGGTCTTTCAGTCGCGAAACCTCGGGCAGAAGGTAGAACTCCACTCCTTGTCCGGCTCCCGGAAGAGTGACTCCTCGGATCAGAAGGATGAGTAGCATCACATAAGGGAAAGTGGCAGTGAAGTACACCACCTGCCCAGGAGGAGGGTCACAGTACTGTCAgtgtatttacatttcatatatatatttcgTCCAATTTGATTGCTTCACCTTTCCACTTGATTTGACCCCTTTCCATATGCTGAAGTAAGACATGACCCACATAGCCAGGAGGCACAAAAGCAACTCCCACCTGATGCTGCCGATCTCCTCAATACCGCCCGAAATATTCAACACTCGACGTctagaaaaggtaaaaaaaaaaaaagaaattttataCACcataatatgtttttaaaaatgtgattttaaagtAATATTGTCCTTACTCCCAGAACTCCGTTGCTGCTGCGATTCCTTTGCTATGGTTGGTGTCATTCCTTATGGTAACGTCGACACAATTTGCTAAAAGAATGGCACACACTGAGGCTCattgaagtactgtatatagGTTTGCGTAGTATTATAAACATACAAGGTACTATTGAATTGGTAATTTGCTCGCCGTTattgtgggttcagttcccataCACTGACAGTGTGAAGGTAGGAATTAATAATTGTCTGCCtctaaatgtgccctgtgactgactggcattCAGTCCATGGTACAGTCCACCTTTTTTCCAATATTCGCTAGCACAGGTTCTAACACCTTTTTACCCTTAACAAGGACAAGTGGTATTGAAGATGCATGACTTTCTGGAtaaatccatcgatccattttatTTGACGCTTATGCccactagggtcgcaggagtgctggaacctatcccacctatcaacggacaggaggcagggtacaccctgaactggttgctaaccaatcgcagggcacatggagacagacgacaagagcactcacaatcacacctaggggcaatttagaatgtccaattaattttgcatgtttttgggatgtgggagaaaaccggagttcccggagaaaccccacgcaggcacggggagaacttgcgaaGTCCACACTGGGAGAGCCAGGATTCcactcaggacctcagaactgtgaggccaacgcttgacagcagcgccaccgtgctgccttgctGGATAAATGATGCGTGTATATTTTCCCCCGTTTTAAATGATGGGTGTACTGTACAGTAGTCTTTTCACCACTGGTTTAGACATTTCCAATGTTGAGCAAATTCTACAGGAAAATGTCATCCAAATGCTGTCCCATGAAAATATACGCTGGTAATACaatttgaacacaaatttgAGGGGGTGAGGATTCCTTGCCCTAAAAAAGAACACTGACACCTCTGCTGTTTGCAAAAACCTCACCTGTGTTCCAGTAGTTGTCGCAGGTGCTCCAGGGCAATGTGGGATAGAAGGAGAACACCAGGTAGAAGAGAGCCCAGGACAGAATAATGATGTAGGTCATGGCGGCGTACAAGTGGACGATCTGCGCGCTATAGCCGATACCTAATGCACAAGGTTCAAGACACAATGCTGCATATTAAAATGTTGAttgcaagtggaggagttcaaatatcttggggtcttgttcatgagtgagagaAGAATTGAACTAGAAATCGACAGGAAGACAAGTGCAGCATCTACAGTcttgcggactttgtatcggtccgttctGGTGTAGAAGGGGCTAaattgaaaggtgaagctctcaatttacttgtCCATCAATATTATGTACCTACCGTCTCCAATTGTGATGagttgtgggtcatgaccaaaataaaaaaagttctttGATACAAGggactgaaatgagtttcctctgcagggtgtcaaggctctccctgagagtgagaagctcggtcgtcCCAGGAGGGCGCAGAGTATCTTTGAATTACTCAATCCTCCACATCGAGAGGAGACAGGTGATTTGTTTCGGATCCCACCTGGatccctccctggtgaggtggtcTAGGCATATCCCACCACAAGGAGACCCCGGGTTCGAGACAGGACACCACATCTTTTGGTTTACTTGGGAACACCTCTGGGTCCCCTTGGAAGAGCTGCAGGAAGTCgctgtggagagggaagtctgggtttccTTGCTTAAGGTACTGCCCCCGGtttcaaatgtttaaagttTCAGTTCTGCATGATAATTCCACTCCATTATACTCTATGTGCTTTAATTGAGAAAAAATAGCATTATCATTGGGAGGTTGGttcaaaattatttgaattgtaTTCTGATGGTTGGTgactgaaaattattatttattacctgcaatacaaataaatttaatcAGTGtataaatagattttttaaaatcatttatcaTTTACTCCGACCTTCCAAAAACGTACGTGGTACGTTAACTGAAATTGCCCATCGTTGCGAATGAGAGTTTgaatgggtgtttgtctctgtgggtcctgcgattggccggcatcCAGTTCAGGATTTACTCCGCCTCTCACCCGGACAACtgtgataggcaccagcacacctgtgactctGCCGAAGATAAGGTACAGTATTTGATCCTTGTGGATCAGAACTTCATCTGAACAGtgaatacattacaatatcaaTATTTGATGTCATATCAACTGTACCATAACAGATAAGATCTAACAACCATTAAGCATGAAAGTATATTTCTATAAATACCCTTTAATTTTTGTTTGAGTTGAAGGGGGTTTGTGCTGTTCATGTTTATGTTTGTCAGTGGGACTGAAGTCACAACCCACAGTTTTGTGACCTTTGTGTGACTCATTGAACTCTCCTACCTGTTGGAGCGAGGTAGCAAGTGTGCCCTTTTCGAAAGAACTAGCTCTTTCAAGTGTTTTGTTTCGTAATGTCTGTCTTGTACACGATGGAGTGTTTCGTACCTTCAGCCAGAGGGCACATCTTCCTCCAGCAGGTGACGGCCCCCTGTTGGGTGTACTGTCCAATGGTGGTCTCCAAAAGGAAGAGCGGTACACCGCACGCAACAATAAACACCAGATATGGCACCAGGAATGCACCTGAATGGAACACTTACTTTTGTATTATGTACAATTTTTGGGAAATCGCGCTGATTGCCACGTTTGCTTACCGCCGCCGTTTTTGTAGCACAAGTACGGAAACCTCCACACGTTTCCCAGGCCCACAATGTTCCCGGCAGTCGCCAGAACAAACTCCACCTTGTTCCCCCAGTGTCCTCGCTCCTGAAGTACACGTTGGCtgtgtttttttctccacatttcCTAAAAGTTCCTGGAGCTGACCTTCCTTTCAGACATACACATGGAAAGAAATACACAAACTTAAAGTCACATGACAGGCAAATGGCAGGCAGGGCAGTTAATATTTTGAAGGGGAAATTTGTTTGATCGGCACACCGTCTAAGTCAAGGCTTCGTATCATTAGTATTATATCTGAATCCACAGCCAAAGAAACATTGACAACATGACAAGATAGACCCAAAATGACTGATGTTGCAGAGCCATGTCAACCACAACAGCCCACCAACATCTTGAGCTTTTAGGTAGctcgggcaaatctcatccacccaaTGCCATTGAGGAGAGTTTTAACACCCTCGTTGACCGGCCCTTCATCTGAAGTAAAATACagcaagaattttgaaaattggaTGATGGATCCTGGAGAAATTGAGGTTTTGGTTTCAGAAAAACTGGCCTTTGAAGGGAATGCTTTTGGGTGAGTTTcaaaaaaattgtgctttagctccaaacaaaaagtcaatttccatTGTATCTAAACGTGTTTCTCTGACAAGTTTAGATACAATGGATACATTTGCTTACACATGCCTAAAGAAAATTGTCGTTACAAATGACGTCACTTGACCTAAAGACTCGACATATCGAGCACAAACGGAACATTATTAGTGATAGGAGCGGGGTGGGAGGTTGACTAGGACATGTAATCAATTGTTTGTCGTGAATTCATTTGACATGAaggattttagatttttttttttttttttttaatttccccaaAAGTGGGGCCCACTTGTCATGTTGCTACTTCTGTGGAAAGTATAGCTAACATCAAGACAGAACATTGAATCGAATGACACCCACCTTTTGGGAAAATTACTGACTTTGCCGATGATGGAGTTTGTCTTCCTGAGCGTGACAGCACTTGGCAGCAACGTAACCACGTAGAGTTGAACTGGTGCAATAATTTATTCCATCATCCAGCACTAAAAACTAACATTTCAACATtcgcatttattaaaaatgactgTTTTACTTGCATTTCCATCAAAACACTTGTTTCACAGTCAGCCATAAAACTTCAATCTTTCACGTAATGtatcaaagaaacaaaaacacataccatttttttcaaagtctaCATACCTCACTTCATTCCTTACCCGATTTCCTCACGCAGTTTGGTGAAAGGAAGACAAACCCAACTGCATTTTGCGTGTCTTACCAAAACCAGACTGGCTCTCTCTTTGGCAAGCCAGGTGTTTTCGGCAAACATAGGTAGATGGCAATTATCATTTATAAACACACCAGGGTGAGTGggtagaagaaggaggaggaggcacaATTCATGAGATTCGGAGGCTATTGGTTTTGGAGAGAGGTCAAATGAGCAATATAATGTTTTATCTCCATTTCAAAAGTGCTCACTGCATGCTTGGAATTTTAGTTGTACAACAATTGCAGGTTCCAAATTGCCACCCCAGCGTTGTTGTTCTGAGTTTTCCAACGGTTGGCATGTGTCGGCGCAGTGCCTTTGCTtgatgtttggggggggggggaattccatTCTTCCGTGATTTAACTTTTCCTTGTTTGagagaaaaaagggaaaagaaaaagtggaatttttgttttattttgaaaaatcaaatcaGCGGTcgtatttctatttttacaaTATGTTTATAAACGTTATTGCCAATCACATTAGGGAACAGGTACTGATTACAACCCTGGCTCAATTATGATATGAGAGTGAACACAGCAAAAATTCCGGGTAAATAAACACCCTCACGACTTTCGCCTATTTCAAGGAATTGTTTACTTGAATTAAATAAACCAACTTTTGTCCGGggcatgtattatttttttttttatacgctttcattttttttttaagtgatgtgTCAAATTTTAATTAGTTATGAATCAAACTAAAATATTCTTGGGaaagatttgtttttgcagGGCCCCAAACTCctagttaaaataaatacatgtgaaCACACCTTATCCTGGTACAAGATACTTCACAATATTgttcatattatatatacatattatagatcGGGTTGGTCTTCGATGATAACACAAATCCGAAAAAGTGATCAGAGAGCATTTTATTAAatcgcaaagttgcgaaagtctcactcgacatcccagtggcggccatattgcctgcaacatcatttgcagatgtcacacttgGACAGTTGCCACAGAAAAcaagctgtgccacctgctatagCAGATGAacaagattttcagatttttctgacgccctttctgagactgaagctctttttggaGAAGAGGACATCTCAGatgcaagtgaagtgaccggggccatattaccctatcgtttcgagccaaattagacgatatgcggatcacttctgacaacagacttcccgacagacagatgaggaggacgaggaagccgatcaaatattcaaaatgactcgcccgtaattgttcgatttcctaacctttttacaagtcttgtgtatgtagcgtaaaCAGAAGGCCCCATGCTGGACAAAGTAAGTACGTCAGGGGgggcccagacaccggtggccggagctcctttctcctccccgcatgCCTGCGACCCACCTCCGCGTCGGCCCAAGTGCATGAACACATTTAGCtcccctgacttatgtactttattaaaTCTTTCGTTACATTTTGAGAGAGGGAATACGCCCTCGGACCCAAACGgggctttttattaatactgctgctttcggacaagtacacggacacccacggacaccacactgccttcctggaacattcgctggaaataacatttcttcgagtttggtgactatacgtcatttggctctttagctcgtgttacacgccactaaactgtctttgtacttctattttgttattgttttgtcttgtactgtattgtgtgtgattaaattgtcttaaacgcagtacaagtgctttgtgatattttgctcgtttgaccaaggggatttattttaaattatcacGTGACGTATGCTATAAACTCTGAGACAAATTAGTAcatcccaactattttttttaatagctctatacacacctacctgtcatttggaacacacaaagctcttgtcacGTCAATTGGGGACTacaaattgccctaaggtgtgatttaagtgtggctgtttttctatgtgccctgcgattggctggcaaccagttcagggtgtaccctgcctacagctggcattggctccaagtggcttagaaaatgtcTGGATGGAAGGTAAAATAGCTACAGTGTgttttctacaaaaaaacatttttcaagtggTATCGAAAGAAAACTTATCCAGTGTACTgtagtgcaaaaaaacaacacaaatcaaTAGTCTCCTTTAAATCgtggaatatatattttattaatgtGAAGAACACAGGCCACCATCTTGGTCTGAATTGTCATTGGTGTGTTTCTAAGATGTATTTTTCCTACATTGAATTTAAATGCCCCACCAGTGGCGTTATATCCAAATTCTTTGCAACATTATCATCATGCACGAGCCTCCTCAGTGGTCTGTGGCAGCATCGTCTCTCTCTTTTGGGTCTCTGAGCGGTCAGGTGGCTCAGGCCAGCACAGATGATGGAGACGCTAACAGATTATAAAACAATTCcaacaattacaaaaacaaaagtggtggattaaaatgtgtcaaaatttGATTGAAAGACATTCAGGAAATTCTTTGCTTTTTGGTTGGTAGaaaactttctttctttcagtgtATTGTCACGAGGAATACCAGGTATTGGAATTTAGCTGTAAACCAATCACCTgctcccctttaaaaaaaaaaacaaaaaaaaaaaaaaaaacaaacaattacagCCTCATGTGCCTCATGGTATTGAAAGGTTTAATTTACTATTTTAGCAGAGGTGGGGGACATGAGTGACGACCAGTTGCCAAATACTTAAAGATGACTTGACTTTAACTGGTAGCCAAGAGACTTGACTTTCTCGACAAACTGAAACTTCCTTTAAAATACCCCCTGCTCTTTCTCTCGCCATCTACACCATCGTAAAATAGTTTGTTCCCTTCCCCAAAACTCAAGCCTTGtcacctttccacctggtctcctgcacacataatacagtatatcgacctttctcctaatcatcatgtcaaccattTTCGACATTTTGCTGTCATTATTCCAACGTTCATAGCCCCCACATTCAATTCGATGATTTCTTCTtctctgattctgattcccGTTCTTCCGAGGAATccgctttcttcctcttcttcgtctttgagccacagtagctgaatttccaccgacaccctgcaggttaacggtggcGGGGGCAGACGCTGTTTCTCtgagccacgaccaatccggtatccTTGTGgtgaacgctcacatttgtttggcaaagttttaaccCATATGCCCTTCCTGATCCAACCCTcagcttgggaccggcctacagtttGCACTGGCTCGTGCATTACGTAATCACATTAACATGTCAGATAATTTAACAGTTCAGCTCGCTG encodes the following:
- the LOC133504942 gene encoding sodium- and chloride-dependent GABA transporter 2-like, encoding MWRKKHSQRVLQERGHWGNKVEFVLATAGNIVGLGNVWRFPYLCYKNGGGAFLVPYLVFIVACGVPLFLLETTIGQYTQQGAVTCWRKMCPLAEGIGYSAQIVHLYAAMTYIIILSWALFYLVFSFYPTLPWSTCDNYWNTANCVDVTIRNDTNHSKGIAAATEFWERRVLNISGGIEEIGSIRWELLLCLLAMWVMSYFSIWKGVKSSGKVVYFTATFPYVMLLILLIRGVTLPGAGQGVEFYLLPEVSRLKDPQVWMEACSQIFFSYSLGVGTLTVLGSYNNQRNNCYKDCLLLCLLNSCTSVVAGFAVFSVLGFMAHEQGVPISQVAESGPGLAFIAYPQAVAMMPLPQFWAVCFFTMIILLGLDTHFVGIEEVMTSVSDIFPTVMRWAGRREVFLLLFCLTAFLFQLFIISEGGMYIFQILDYYACSGACILFVCVFESLAVGWIFGAERLCGVIKDMTGERVNSFFKICWLFLTPFVSMGSFIYSLVEYKPLTYNRFYVYPTWAHVVGWVMALSSILQIPGWALYKLSTATGTLSQRLHHLCWPEPPDRSDTQRRETMLAQTTEEARV